The nucleotide sequence GTGGCTCAGAGCCGCACGGCGCGAGCAGGGGGCGAAATGCTACCGGCGGCGCCCCAGGCCCACAAGCAACGCGAGGGCCTCGCGCGAAGGTTGGAGGCTCGCCTGCCGTGCGCCCCTGCCTGCCTGGACGCTCGCGCGCTTGTTGCGAGGGTGGAGTGCCAGGGCTACGGTCCGCCGCGCATGCTCCCTGGCGGCAATATCTTCCAGTTCCTGAAGCGCGAGGTGCTCGTCGGCGAGCACCAGGTCCTCCGCCGTACGCTGAAGGAGGCGCTGGTCGGCACCTGCGACAGCGTGCTGGACATCGGCTGTGGCTCGCACTCGCCACTGCAGAGCTTCTCGCACCTGATTCCGCGCACGGTGGGCATCGACGGCCACCCGGCGAGCATCGAGCGCAGCCGCGCCGCGGGCATCCACCGCGAGTACCACCAGATGGAGCTGATGGACGCGGGCAAGCGCTTCGGCCCGAAGAGCTTCGACGCGGTGGTGGCGCTCGACGTCATCGAGCACTTCGAGAAGCCCGACGGCTTCCGGCTGCTGGAGATGATGGAGTCCCTGGCGCGCAAGCGCGTCATCATCTTCACGCCCAATGGCTTCCTCCCCCAGGACGAGTGGGACAGCAACGTGCACCAGGTGCACCGCTCCGGCTGGGAGGTCTACGACTTCGAGCTGCGCGGCTACCGCGTCACCGGCATGAGCGGGTGGAAGCCGCTGCGCGGCGACTACGCGCTGCCGCGCATCCGCCCGTTCCTGCTGGGCAGCCGCCTGTCCATCCTCACCGAGCCCTTCGCCACGCGCTTCCCGCGCCATGCCTTCCAGCTCCTCGCCATCCGCGACATGGAGGCGTCCTAGCCCCGGCCCGGTGGCTGGAGCCGCCCATGCCCTCCGCCCCCGCCTGGCACCTCCTCACGGGTGAGTACGCGCCACAGCCGGGCGGCGTCGGGGACTACTCTCGGCTGGTGGCGCTCGCCCTCGCCCGCGCCGGGCAGCAGGTCCATGTCTGGGCGCCAGGGGACGCCGGCACCCGCGTGGAGGACGGCGTCACCGTGCACCGCCTCCCCGGGCTCTACACGCCCCTGGGCCTGCCCCGGCTGTCGCGCGGACTGGATGCGTGCCCGGGCCCTCGCCGGCTGCTGCTCCAGTACGTGCCGCATGCCTTCGGCCTGAAGGCGATGAACGTCCCCTTCTGCGCGTGGTTCGCCGCGCGCCGACAGGACGAGCGCTGGGTGTTCTTCCACGAGGTGGTGTACCCCTGGAGCCCGCGCGCGCCGCTGCGCCACCAGGTGCTCGCGGGCACCACGCGGTTGATGGTGCGACTGGTGGCCGGCGCCGCGGACCGCGTCTTCGTCTCCATTCCCGCGTGGCTGGAGCACCTGCCCGCCCGGGCCCGCCGTGGCGCGGGCCTGCACCCCGTGCCCAGCAACCTTCCCACCGAGGCGCCCGAGGCCGCCGTCCAGGCGGTTCGCTCGGGGCTGGGCAATGGGTTGGTGCTGGGCCACTTCGGCACGTACGGGACGAGCATCAGCGGCCTGCTGGAGCCAGTGCTCGTGCCGCTGCTGCATGCCGACCCGGAGCGCCAGGCGCTGCTGCTCGGTCACGGCAGCAAGGCGTTCCGCGAGGCGCTGGCCGGCCGCCACCCGGCGCTGGCCGGCCGACTCCATGCCGCGGGTGGGCTGGCTCCCGAGGACGCCGCCGCGCACCTGCGAGCCTGCGACCTGCTGTTGCAGCCCTATCCGGACGGCGTCAGCGCACGGCGAGGCAGTGTCATGGGCGGGCTGGGACTGGGCCTGCCCATCATCACCAACACGGGGCACCTGACCGAGCCGCTGTGGCGAGAGCTGGGCCCGGTGGAGCTGGTGGAGGGCACCGCGCCGGGGCCCTGGCTCGACGCGGCCGAGCGGCTGCTGGCCCACGCCGGGGAGCGCGCCGCACTGCATGAGCGAGCCACCCGCGTCTATCGCGAGCGCTTCGCGCTGGAGCGCACGGTGGAGGCGCTGCTGCGCCCGCAAGGCGGGGCACGGTGAGCACGCGCCCGAGGCCCCGGCTGGCCCTGCTGATGGACCCGCGTGAAGAGGGCTGGCCCAGCATGGACCTGGTGGGCGAGGCGCTCCTGGAGGGACTGGCCGCGCACCCCACCGAGGTCTCCGCGGTGAGCGTGCGTCCGCCGATGCCCCAGGTGGCGCGCCGGCTGCCGCGCCTGGGCCTTCGCAACGCGGCCTTCAACGCGGACCGCCTCCTCACCCGCTTCGGCCTGTACCCGGGCCGTGCCCTCCTCGCGAGAGGCCGCTACGACGCCTTCCACGTGGTGGACCACACGTACTCGCAGCTCGTCCACGCGCTGCCGGCCGGGCGCACCGGCGTCTTCTGCCATGACCTGGACGCCTTCCGCTCCGTGCTGGAGCCCCAGCGCGAGTCGCGCCCGGCCTGGTTCCGCCTCATGGCCCGCGCCCAGCTCGCGGGGATGGAGCGTGCCGCGCTCGTCTTCCACAGCACCCAGGCGGTGCGCTCGGAGCTGCTCGCGCGCGGCGTGGTGGACCCGTCCCGGCTCGTCTGGGCGCCCTACGGCGTGTCTCCGGAGTTCCACCCCGGGCCGGACCCCACGGACCGCAGTGAGGAGGTGCTCGCTCCCCTGGGCGGCCGGCCCTACCTGCTGCACGTGGGCAGCGCGATTCCGCGCAAGCGGCTGGACGTGCTCTTCGCCGTCTTCGCCGCGCTGCGGGCCCGCCATCCGGAGCTGCGACTGGTGCAGCAGGGCGGCACGTTGGGCCCCACGCAGCGCGCGCAGGTGGAGTCGCTCGGCATTGGCGAGGCGCTGCTCCAGCCGACCCGCCAGGAGCGTCCCACGCTGGCGGGGCTCTACCGCCGCGCCCGCGCCGTGCTGGTGACGAGCGAGGCAGAGGGCTTCGGCCTCCCCGTCATCGAAGCCCTGGCCTGCGGCGCGCCCGTGGTGGCCAGCGACCTGCCCGTGCTGCGCGAGGTGGGCGAGGACACCTGCGCCTACTGTCCCGTGGGCGAGGTGCCCTCCTGGGTGGAGGCCGTGGACGCGCTGCTCACCGGACGCCAGCCGCCCCCGTCGAGAGAGGCACGGCTGGCCCGCGCCTCGCGCTTCACCTGGGCCGCGCACACGCGCACCGTGCTGGACGCGTACCTGCGGCTCCTGGAGACAGGCTCCAGGAGCTGAACCGGCTTCAGCGCCGCGAGCCGCGAGGCACGGCCGAGCGCTCGCGACGCATCGCCAGCAGCGCCACCATCACCAGCAGCCCGGTGAGCGCCAGTGCTCCCGGGCCACCGCCGACAGCGCAGGACCAGCCCAGCGGGGGCGCGTCGCCCTCATCGTCCGTGCCGCCGTCAGACGTGCCCGCGTCCGTGCCACCGCCCGTGCCGGCATCCGCGGTGCCCGCGTCCGGCCTCGTGCCCGCATCGGTGCCCGCGTCCGTCCCCGTGCCCGCATCCGTCCCGGCGTCCGCGTCGGTCCCGGCGTCCGTGCCCGTCCCGGCATCCGTGTCGGCGGGAACAAGAACACTGGTCGACGCGAAGCTGGTACGCCCCACGCCATTCCTGGCCCGGACGGTGACGAAGCAGGTCTGCTGCGGGGCGGGCTGGAAGTTGGGGTAGGTGACGTGGGTGACATCGGCCCGCTCGGCACGGAAGCTCTGCACGTCCTCGCTCTGCTCCGCGTAGCCGATGGCCCACTCGTAGCCGATGATGCCGCTCTCCGCGTCGGTGAAGCCCGCCCACGAGATGTCGAGGCCACCCCCGGGGAGGAGCCGGGCCGTCACGGTGCCGGAGTCTGGAGCGAAGCGGTCCACCTCCAGGCGGAAGAGAAAGCCGTCCAGCCCGCCGTTCGACGTGGTGTCCGCGCCCGTGAGTTGATTCATCAAGTTGGGCGCGTTGGAGACTCCGCCGAGCGTGAGCTGCCCACCCGGACCCGCGGCGATGCCCTTCACCCACTCGGACTCCGTGCCCAGATTCTGCCCGCCCACATAGGAGGCCCAGAGCTTCTCCGTCACCGTCGGGTTCACCATGGCGATGAAGCCATCGGAGCCGTTGTTGGGACCGGCCGCCAGGTCGGAGTCGAACCCCTTGAGGGCAAACCGCGTCGGGGAAAAGGTCCTGCCCCCCACGTAGAGGTTGCCCACCGTGTCGATGGCGGCCTGCCCCTCCGTCCGCTCGTCGTTGGGACCGCCCACGCGCATGCCCTGTCCCCTGGCACCGCTAGAGGACATGGAAAGCAGGTAGACGTCCTTCCCGCCCAGGCCGGGGCTGAGGAAGTCGCTGGAGTCCGTGTTGCCCACGAGGACGAGGTCCCCACCGGAGCCGACCTGGATGGAGCGGACGTCGTCGTCATCGCCCGAGCCACCGACATAGGTGAACCAGGAGAACGCGCCGGTGCTGCTCAGGCGCGTGACGAAGCCGTTGTAGTCCCCGGACGGCCAGGGCGAGAGGGAGGTGAGCCCTCCCGCCACGAGGTCTCCCATCCAGCCTCCGACGTACACGCGGTCCCCGGAGGTCGCCACGGCGTAGGCCCGGTCGATTTCGCTGCTGCCGATGATGCGCGTCCACTCGACGATGGGGAATGCCGGCAGGCTGACATCCACCCGGGTGACGAACCCCTCGCTGACGGTGTCTTCGCCGCTGCGGTATCGAACGTTGCTCTCCGCCGTGCCTGGCGGGAAGGGCGTGGAGGGACTCCGCCCCGAGGTAGCACCGACGACGTACAGCACATCGCCGCCGGCCCCCAGGGCCAGGTCATACCCCTCGTCATTGAACGCGCTGCCCAGGTACATGAACCAGCCCAGTCGCCCATCCGGCTCCACCCGGGCAACGAAGGCGTCACTGCCTCCCTGGTACGTCTTGCCCTGGAACGGCGCCACCACGTTGGCGGGCACGCCGGGGGCGATGTTGATGGTGGGCGACCGCGTCGTCCCCACCACGAACGCCACACCTTCAGAGTTCACCACCACCCGCCGGCCGACGTCATCGGCGTCACCACCGAAGACGCGCGTCCACTGCAGCGCCCCGTCGTTGGACTCGGCATAGCGGGCGACGAAGACATCGTCGTTCGAGGTGGCGCTCGGCAGGCCCGCGTCGGCCGGGAAGGTGCGGGCGTCCGTCCTGCCCGTCACCACCGTCTGGCCCTGCTCGTTCAGCGCGAGCCCCTCCACCTCATCCGTGGTGAAGCCCGTGTCGACGCCGCCGTCGGGCAGCGTGCCGCCGCCCAGGTACGTGTTCCAGGTGATGTTCGGAGTCCACGTGGGCTCTGCCTGCGCCGTGGCCGGAGCCGGCAGCAGGACGAGCGCGAACGAGGAGAACAAGGCGGCCACGAGGGCGCCACGGAGGAAGCGCTGGTGCACGGACATCCCTTCCATCACGGAGACAACAAGTCGAAGCCAAAGCCCGCGGAAGCGGTCAGCGCGAACGAGCGGTAGCCCGATTCGGACACCTTGAAGAGCTCGGCGCCCACGTCCACGAGCGCGGTGAAGCTCGGGCCCAGGGCGAAGCGGGCGCCCACCACCGGACCGCCGCCATACGCGGACAGGCCGGGGATGGCCGTGCCACGCAGCGCGACGTGCGGACGGAACGCGCCGTCCCCCAGCACGAGGCCCAGCTGGAGCCCCGCGCCCACCTCGCGGCCCAGCAGCGCGCGCGCGCCCAGCTCGAAGGAGCCGCTGCCGTACGTCAGCCCGCCGCCCACGCCCACCGCCTTGCCCGCCGGGTCCATGAAGCCGAACACCTCCGGCAGCAGCCACGAGCGGCCCGACGCAGCGGGCTCCTCCGTGGGCTCCCCGGGAGACTCCGTGCTGTCCGCCGCCATCGGGTCCTTCACGTCCGGGGACGGCTGGCGCTCGGCGATCACCTTCTTGCGAAGCTCTCCGGCCAGCAGCACGAACTCCGGCGGGAAGAGGGCGGGGTCCACCGGCTGCTCCGGGTGGCTGCGCCACAGCTCCTCCAACTGGAGCCGCGTGTCCGCGTTCTCACCGAGCTCGTGCAGGGAGGCCGCGAGGTACAGGCGCGCGGCGGCGCGCTCACGCGCTCCCAGGCTCCTGTCCCGCAGCTCCAACTCCAGGGCGCGGCGGGCCTGGCCGTACTCGCCCCGCTCGTACAGCGCGATACCACGGGACTGAGCCAGGGCCACGGAAGGCAGGAGCCACAGGACACACAACAGGATGCTCGACTTCATCAGGCTCTCGATGCGGGGTTCACTGGATGGGCTCGAGCACGACGTGCTGCTCGGTCTGGTCACCCGCCAGGATGGTGACGTGGCTGCTGTACGGCAGCGTGAAGGCGTTGCCTCGCACTTCAAGCTTGTGGAGTCCCGCGGGCAGCTCGAGCTGGTACTTCCGCCCGTGGCTCTTGCCGTCCACGAGGACTTCCTTGACGTAGCCCTTCACCTTGAGCGTCAGCGTGCCCATGGCCGTTGTCGCGGGCTCACGGGCCTGCGCCTCGCGAGCGGCGTCGGTGCGGCCCGCCGGGGTGCGGCCTCCTCCCGCGATTCCAACGACGCGCGTCGTCCTCCGCGTGCGGACCGGCTCGTCCACGCGCAGGGCCCGCGAGTCCTTCGCCAGGACGGTGGCGGCCAGCGTGGGCGTCTGCCCGCCCGCCAGCTGGACATCATTGGCTCCGGTGGAGCCCGGTTCCATGCCGCCCATGCGGTCCGGTGGCGTCTCGTGGGTCGGCATCGCGACGGCCCGCGGCTCGGGAGCGGACTCGCTGGCGGTGGGACGCTCGCGGAGCGGCATCGTCACGCCCACGGCGCCCGCGGTGAGCGTCCTTGGCGTGGGAGGAACGGGCTCGCCGCCCCGCGACATCCAGGACGCGCCCGCCACGAGCAGGGCCAGCAGCAGCGCGCCGCCCACGCCGAACATCACCGCGCGCCCGCGGCCCGAGGGCACGGCCGGCAGGTCCTTCGACGTCGGCCCCATGGCCAGCGCAGCTTCCGCGTGGGTGAGCCCTGACGACAGGGGAGCCGAGGGGTAGGGGGTCGCGCGCCTGGTAGCCCCGGGGGGTCCGGTGCGACGGCCGGGCTGGCCGTAGCGCTCGGTGCGCACGCGCTGCGGCGGGACGGCGACGGACTCCTGGGAGAGGGTGGACGCAGCGCCCACCCGGGGCGGCGCAGACAGCTGCGTGGCGTCGCGGGAGAGCTGCTTGAGGATGCCCTTCAGCTCGCGGCGCACGGCCTCCGCGGAGGCGGGGCGCTCCTCGGGAGTCTTGGCCAGCAGCTGCATCACCAACGCTTCCAGCGCGGGGTGCAGCTCCACATAGGTGGAGGGCGACGGCGGCGGCGTGCGCACGTGGTGCACGGCGATGGCCATGGGTGACGCGCCCTCGAAGGGCAGCCGCCGCGTGAGCATCTCGAAGGCGATGACGCCCACCGCATACAGGTCCGTGGGCGGGCCCACCTGCTGACCGCAGGCCTGCTCCGGCGCCATGTATTCGGGGGTGCCCACCATCATGCTGGCGCGCGTCTGCGGCGTGCTGCCGTTGGGCGCCTCGCTGCGCTTGGCGAGGCCGAAGTCCAGCACCTTCACGTACTCGTTGCCGGAGCCGTCACGCACCACGAAGACGTTGCCCGGCTTGAGGTCTCGGTGGATGACGCCCGCGGCGTGCGCGGCGCCCAGCGCGCCGAGCAGGTCATCCAGCACCGTGACGACCTCCACCTCCAGCATGGGCGCGCGCTGGTTGATGACCTCGTCCAGGGGCAGGCCGTCCAGGAACTCCATCACCAGGTACTGACCGACGCCGGGGATGGTGCCGAAGCCGAAGATGTCGATGATGCCGCGATGGCGGATGGACGCCGCCGCGCGCGCCTCCGAGGCCAGGTCTCTCGCGCGGGCGCCCTCGGCGAAGTCCGGGCGGAGGACCTTGATGGCCACCTTGCGGCCGATGACGGGGTGCTCGCCCTCGTAGACGATGCCCATGCCGCCAGCGCCGATGCGGCGCTTCACGACGTAGTCGCCGAGCTGCTTGCCCACCATCACATCGCGCGAGACGGACTTCTCCCACTCTCCTTCTTCCGCCACGAAGGCCGCGGGCGCGCCCGACACGAGAGGACGCGCGGAGGCGGGAGTCGCGTCCGGCTTGCGCCTGACGGTGGCGTCGTCTTCGGCAGCGCCGTAGGGGCTGTAGGAACCAGGCGCCACGAGCTCGGACGTGTTGGGCGGGCAGACGGTGGTG is from Pyxidicoccus trucidator and encodes:
- a CDS encoding class I SAM-dependent methyltransferase, yielding MLPGGNIFQFLKREVLVGEHQVLRRTLKEALVGTCDSVLDIGCGSHSPLQSFSHLIPRTVGIDGHPASIERSRAAGIHREYHQMELMDAGKRFGPKSFDAVVALDVIEHFEKPDGFRLLEMMESLARKRVIIFTPNGFLPQDEWDSNVHQVHRSGWEVYDFELRGYRVTGMSGWKPLRGDYALPRIRPFLLGSRLSILTEPFATRFPRHAFQLLAIRDMEAS
- a CDS encoding glycosyltransferase; translation: MPSAPAWHLLTGEYAPQPGGVGDYSRLVALALARAGQQVHVWAPGDAGTRVEDGVTVHRLPGLYTPLGLPRLSRGLDACPGPRRLLLQYVPHAFGLKAMNVPFCAWFAARRQDERWVFFHEVVYPWSPRAPLRHQVLAGTTRLMVRLVAGAADRVFVSIPAWLEHLPARARRGAGLHPVPSNLPTEAPEAAVQAVRSGLGNGLVLGHFGTYGTSISGLLEPVLVPLLHADPERQALLLGHGSKAFREALAGRHPALAGRLHAAGGLAPEDAAAHLRACDLLLQPYPDGVSARRGSVMGGLGLGLPIITNTGHLTEPLWRELGPVELVEGTAPGPWLDAAERLLAHAGERAALHERATRVYRERFALERTVEALLRPQGGAR
- a CDS encoding glycosyltransferase family 4 protein, coding for MDPREEGWPSMDLVGEALLEGLAAHPTEVSAVSVRPPMPQVARRLPRLGLRNAAFNADRLLTRFGLYPGRALLARGRYDAFHVVDHTYSQLVHALPAGRTGVFCHDLDAFRSVLEPQRESRPAWFRLMARAQLAGMERAALVFHSTQAVRSELLARGVVDPSRLVWAPYGVSPEFHPGPDPTDRSEEVLAPLGGRPYLLHVGSAIPRKRLDVLFAVFAALRARHPELRLVQQGGTLGPTQRAQVESLGIGEALLQPTRQERPTLAGLYRRARAVLVTSEAEGFGLPVIEALACGAPVVASDLPVLREVGEDTCAYCPVGEVPSWVEAVDALLTGRQPPPSREARLARASRFTWAAHTRTVLDAYLRLLETGSRS
- a CDS encoding serine/threonine protein kinase, encoding MSNFRKCARCGSAHPAGTTVCPPNTSELVAPGSYSPYGAAEDDATVRRKPDATPASARPLVSGAPAAFVAEEGEWEKSVSRDVMVGKQLGDYVVKRRIGAGGMGIVYEGEHPVIGRKVAIKVLRPDFAEGARARDLASEARAAASIRHRGIIDIFGFGTIPGVGQYLVMEFLDGLPLDEVINQRAPMLEVEVVTVLDDLLGALGAAHAAGVIHRDLKPGNVFVVRDGSGNEYVKVLDFGLAKRSEAPNGSTPQTRASMMVGTPEYMAPEQACGQQVGPPTDLYAVGVIAFEMLTRRLPFEGASPMAIAVHHVRTPPPSPSTYVELHPALEALVMQLLAKTPEERPASAEAVRRELKGILKQLSRDATQLSAPPRVGAASTLSQESVAVPPQRVRTERYGQPGRRTGPPGATRRATPYPSAPLSSGLTHAEAALAMGPTSKDLPAVPSGRGRAVMFGVGGALLLALLVAGASWMSRGGEPVPPTPRTLTAGAVGVTMPLRERPTASESAPEPRAVAMPTHETPPDRMGGMEPGSTGANDVQLAGGQTPTLAATVLAKDSRALRVDEPVRTRRTTRVVGIAGGGRTPAGRTDAAREAQAREPATTAMGTLTLKVKGYVKEVLVDGKSHGRKYQLELPAGLHKLEVRGNAFTLPYSSHVTILAGDQTEQHVVLEPIQ